One segment of Streptomyces bathyalis DNA contains the following:
- the recF gene encoding DNA replication/repair protein RecF (All proteins in this family for which functions are known are DNA-binding proteins that assist the filamentation of RecA onto DNA for the initiation of recombination or recombinational repair.) → MHVTHLSLADFRSYARAEVSLGPGVTTFVGPNGQGKTNLVEAVGYLASLGSHRVSSDAPLVRMGAQRAVVRAVVRQGDRQQLVELELNPGKANRARINRSSQVKPRDVLGIVRTVLFAPEDLSLVKGDPGERRGFLDELVTARSPRMAGVRSDYDRVLKQRNSLLKSAVMARRHGGRDVDTSTLDVWDEHLARVGAELLARRLELISALRPLADKAYERLAPGGGPVGLEYKGAPADGSRGGVDGEGGSAVSPAELYEGLLGALRESRRAEMERGVTLVGPHRDDLVLKLGELPAKGYASHGESWSLALSLRLASYELLKSEGNEPVLVLDDVFAELDVQRRARLAELVAPGEQVLVTAAVPDDVPEVLAGARFAVSGGEVVAE, encoded by the coding sequence ATGCACGTCACGCATCTGTCGCTCGCCGACTTCCGCTCGTACGCCCGGGCCGAGGTGTCTCTCGGTCCGGGCGTGACGACGTTCGTCGGGCCGAACGGGCAGGGCAAGACGAACCTGGTGGAGGCCGTCGGCTATCTCGCGTCGCTCGGCAGCCACCGGGTCTCGTCGGACGCCCCGCTGGTGCGGATGGGTGCGCAGCGTGCCGTCGTGCGTGCGGTTGTGCGGCAGGGGGACCGGCAGCAGCTGGTCGAGCTGGAGCTGAACCCCGGGAAGGCCAACCGTGCGCGGATCAACAGGTCCTCGCAGGTCAAGCCGCGTGACGTGCTGGGCATCGTGCGGACGGTGCTGTTCGCGCCGGAGGATCTGTCGCTGGTGAAGGGCGACCCGGGTGAACGCCGCGGATTCCTCGACGAGTTGGTGACCGCGCGTTCGCCGCGCATGGCCGGGGTGCGTTCCGACTACGACCGGGTGCTCAAGCAGCGCAATTCGCTGCTGAAGTCGGCGGTGATGGCGCGGCGGCACGGCGGTCGCGATGTGGACACCTCGACGCTCGACGTGTGGGACGAGCATCTGGCCCGTGTGGGCGCCGAGTTGCTGGCGCGGCGGCTGGAGCTGATATCGGCGCTGCGGCCGCTGGCGGACAAGGCGTACGAGCGTCTGGCGCCCGGCGGTGGTCCGGTGGGCCTGGAGTACAAGGGCGCCCCGGCGGACGGCAGCCGCGGCGGCGTTGACGGAGAGGGCGGCTCCGCCGTCTCCCCCGCGGAGCTGTACGAGGGGCTGCTGGGGGCTCTGCGGGAGTCGCGCCGCGCGGAGATGGAGCGCGGCGTGACGCTGGTGGGCCCGCACCGGGACGATCTGGTGCTGAAGTTGGGCGAGCTGCCGGCCAAGGGGTATGCGAGCCATGGCGAGTCGTGGTCGCTCGCCCTGTCGTTGCGGCTGGCTTCGTACGAGCTGCTCAAGAGCGAGGGCAACGAGCCGGTGCTGGTCCTCGACGACGTCTTCGCGGAGCTGGACGTGCAACGGCGTGCGCGGCTGGCGGAGTTGGTGGCGCCCGGCGAGCAGGTCCTGGTGACGGCGGCGGTGCCGGACGACGTGCCGGAGGTGCTGGCGGGTGCGCGGTTCGCGGTCTCCGGCGGGGAGGTCGTGGCGGAATGA